Proteins co-encoded in one Oceanidesulfovibrio indonesiensis genomic window:
- a CDS encoding c-type cytochrome, translating into MKRYVLFLSVLSLLLMASISFAGRSGEEIFQTMACGACHKMEESTPMNPSVAKIAEAYQGKKQQLIDYLNGESEPIIDPAKANLMKSSLRRTKELPEEERVALAEYMLSAQ; encoded by the coding sequence ATGAAACGCTATGTATTGTTTCTAAGTGTATTGTCGCTGTTGTTAATGGCATCGATAAGCTTTGCAGGCAGAAGTGGCGAGGAGATATTCCAAACCATGGCCTGCGGCGCGTGCCACAAGATGGAGGAATCCACTCCCATGAATCCATCGGTCGCGAAGATTGCCGAGGCGTATCAGGGCAAGAAGCAACAGCTGATTGATTATCTGAATGGCGAAAGCGAGCCGATCATCGACCCTGCCAAGGCGAATCTGATGAAAAGCAGCCTCCGCAGAACAAAAGAGCTGCCGGAAGAGGAGCGCGTCGCCCTTGCGGAATATATGCTGTCGGCGCAGTAG